The segment CGACGGCGCGAGGCCCGCGACAGCAACGATCCGGCGTCGACGATCTTCACTACAGTCCATTTTCCGTCGACCACTTTGTAAAGCGTCGTCGACGGGTGAGTCGGCGCACCCGATACGGTGAATTGAATGGAATGTCGCCGGTGCGGCCCGAATAGAGCGGCCGATGCGCGTTCTGCGCGTTCGGCCAATCGATAGCGCCGCGCTCACGTGCCGGCGGAAGCGTCGTACGCGAGCGATGCCGCCGCGAGGTCTTCGAGCGCGGTGCCAACGGCTTTGAAAACCGTGATCTCGTCGCGGCTTCGCCGCCCGGCATGCTCGCGACGGCAAAGTTGCGCAAGCGTGGCCTGGATCGCCCCTTTATCGAACGCGCCCGATTGCATTGGCGACAGCAGGTCTCCGGCTTTCATCAACGCCTCGTCGGTATCGATGAATACCGATGTGCCGACAAAACAGTCGTCATCGGTTTCGCGCATAGTCGGCGTAAAGCCACCGATGAGATCGAGGTGCGTTCCAGGGCGCAACCATGAGCCTTTGATGAGAGGCTCCGTGGACAGCGTCGCACAGGAGACGATGTCGGCCCACCGGACGGCGGTTTCGAGATCGTCCGCGACTTGCGCGGAAAAACCGCGCGCGCTCAAACTGCCAACGAGTGCTGCCGCGCTTTTCGTATCGATGTCCCACACCATTACTTCGGCGATCGGGCGCACGGCGGCATAGGCCTCTGGAATCAGCGAGCCAACCCGTCCGGAGCCAACCACCAGCAGCCGTGCTGAGTCGCGCCGGCTGAGCACGCGGGCGGCGAGCGCGGATGCCGCCGCCGTGCGCCGCGACGTTATGACATCGCCGTCCAACATCGCCAAAGGCACGCCCGTCGTCGCGTCGAGCAAGATGAACGTGGAGTGAAGCCCGGGCAGCGAGAGGCGGCTATTGGACGGGAACACCGACACCGTCTTGATGCCGATGCGCCCGCCCGTTTGCCACGCGGGCATCAGAAGCAGCGTGCCGGGGACATTGTCCGGCCCGCAATCGATCGTGTGATTGTGACGAAGCGGTACGGTGCAGCCGTCGACGAACATGGCGTCGATGGCATCGATCAGGCGATCGAACGGAAGGCGGCTGACGGTTTGCGAAGAGTCGAATATGAGCACGTCGAAAAGATTCCAATGAGAACGCTTGATGTCACGCCACCGCTCCGGCGCTCGATTATCGTGATCCGAACCTCGAGGGGGAGAATGGCGCGAGATCGATGTCGGTCTTTCTGCCTTGAATGGCTTGGGCAATGAGACGCCCCGTCTGCGGCCCGAGCGTCAGGCCGAGATGTCCGTGGCCGAACGCGAGAAAGCAATTGGGGTGACGCACGGACGGCCCGATCACCGGCACGGAGTCCGGCATCGAGGGGCGGAAACCCAGCCATCGGTCGTCAACGGGTAGCTCCGCCAGCGCCGGCACGATGCCCCGAATGGCGCTCAATGTGCGATCGATGTTTCCAAACGCGGGCGGCGCATCGAGCCCCGCGAATTCGACGCTGCTCGTCATCCGCAAGCCGTAGTCGAGCTGCGAGAAGACCACGGACTTTTCATGCCAGAAGAGCGGGGATTGAAGCAACGTGCGATGCCCCGCGTCGAGCATGATGTGATAACCGCGTTCGGTATCGAGCGGCACGTTATCGCCGAGCTCGGCGGCAAGGGCCTTAGACCATGCGCCGCAGGCAATTACGAAACTGTCGCCCTCGACTACCCCGTCGGATAGGCGCACAGCCGATAACCGGCCATTCGTAAAAACGACTCCGCGGGCACTATCGCGAATGAATTCCACACCTTGCCTCGCACAGCCATCCGCGATGCGGGCGACATATTCGCCTGGGTTTTTCACCTGCTGACAGTCGGTGAAAAGCGTCGCCTTTGTGAACACGCCCTCGAACCCCGGGGCAAGCGCATCGATGTCCGAAGCGCCAAGCGGTTGCATCGCGACGCCCCAATCCGCGAGTTCGGAACGCTCGTTCCCTTGGCTTCGATAAGCCTCTTCGGACTGATAGGCCTTGATCCAGCCCGTTGGCGCCAGCAATTCAGTGGCCGAACACCCTGCGGCCAATTCCGCATGCGCATCCACGGCTGTTTGCAAGAGCGAGCTGAGGGCCGTGGCCGCGCGAAGGAAGGGCTCGCGCGCGCTGGACCGGGCAAAACGAATCAGCCATGGAAGCAGTACCGGAATGTACCGCCAGCGAATCTGCAATGGGCTGTCGCGCGAAAGCAGCAACGAAGGCAACTGCCGCAATAAAGCCGGTGTGGCGAGCGGAAACGTTTCGCAGACCGCCAGAACGCCGGCATTGCCGAAGCTGGCGCGTCGCGACGCAATGTCAGGATCGATCACCCGAACGCGATGGCCTGAGCGTCGGGCAAAAAATGCGCAACTGAGGCCGACAATACCGCCCCCAATCACTATCACGGTCTTCGGGTGTTGCATCGCCTCCGCCCATGGAGCTGCTGGTCTAGCGAGCAATATATAGAAATTTATTTGAGTTTGATACTTGTATTTTTCTTATACGAAAGTCAATCGGACGGATAGCGTCTTTGCTACGCGTCGGGGGTAGCCCTCGTCCAGGTCTGCGCCGCTCTGGTCGGCGCATCTGCTATCGAGAAATCGAAGATGTCAGCATGCGGAGCGAAGCATAGTTCGCGCGGACGCCAACGATTCGCTCGTAGTGCGGGTGACCGACCGAGTTGAACGTGCCGCCCGCATCGAAGCCTGCGTGCGCATATCGAACAGGTGTCCCAGCCTGTATCGACCAGTCTTGCACAGCAGGAAGGCTTGTCATCGGCCGATCGCTCCGTAGCGCGACGTACGGGCCGAATCTTTTCGGTACAGGCCTCGCCTTTTCGTCCCTTTCGTTCTCGCCAGCACACCGTGACCTTTAGCCTTGCACAAGGAGGCCGCGAGCCAACGACGAGGTGACATGCCAAACCTGCTCAAACCATTTCTCCGATGCTTCTCCCCTGGAGGTCAAGTCACCGGCGAGCAACCCGCACTGCACAGCCGTGATACCTCTGCCACGCCGCCATCGCGGGGGGCGAGCCTGCATAGCGCGATGGGGCCATTAGCGGGCTTGGCACAGTTGCAACAAGGCAAGAAGCAGTCGCCTCAGCCAAGCGGGCGCGAGCATCCGGCCCAGCGCATCTCTATCGGCCAGACGTCTGCGCAACGGTCGGCGGCGGCGCCCATGTCACCCCGCCCGACCGGCTTGCAAGCGCCAGGAAGGCTGTGGAGCCCGGTTAGCAAGAGCACACCCACAGCCAATACCGCCAAGCCGGAAAAACTTTCGACCTGGACGCGCGTTGGAGACAAACCCGGTGGCACCGCTGCGGGCGCGCTGTATGTCGACGGACATGGGCAAAGGTGGCTGGTCAAGGGGTACGGCAATAACGACATGGCCAAAAGCGAGGTGCTTGCGTCGCATCTGCTCAACGCCGCTGGCGCTCCCACGGCCGAATTGAAGTTGGTCGATCTGGGCCACGAACACCAAGGTGGATTGGGTGTCGCTTCCCGGTGGCTGGATCACGCGCAGGCATTCGACGTGCGCAACCATGCACACGTCAAAAGCATGCGGCAGGCGTTCGTCGCGCACGCTTGGCTGGCCAACTGGGATTCGGTTGGGCTGTTGCACGATAACGTAGTCATCCACCGAGGCAAAGCCGTACATATCGACCCAGGGGGTGCTCTCGAGTATCGGGCAATGGGCGGCAAGAAAGGCGGTGCGTTCGCCGGCGAGGTCGGGGAGCTGGAAACCATGCGCGACCCGGCCATGAACCGCGCGTCGGCCGCGGTATACGGCTCGATGACAAAAGAGGAGATTGCTCGCGGCGCGAGCGCCGTCCTGAATCTACCCCCGGCCACGATTAAAAACCTCGTGAGCCGCCATGGCCCCGGAAGCAGTGCAGACCGTATGGCCCTGAGCGCCAAGCTGATCGAACGTCAGCGTCATATCAAGACATGGTGCAACGCTGCGCAGCCAGGGACGTCTCGCGATACCGGCCACACGCTCAAGGCCCTGGACAAGAAGTTTCCTGTTTACACCGGAGCCCCAGGCGGCCACCGCGTGAAGAATATCGCCAGATTCGTCGAACTTGGCACGGTGACCGAACCGCCGCGCTTGCCCGAACCCGCCCTCAACGAGCACGACGTGGAAAGCTATGCGGCCCACACCATGGCCGGCGTTGCAAAGCTGCCAACGGCCCAGCGCGAGGCCATTTTAAGCTACGCGCATCTCGGATATGAGGAAATCAATGCATCGCTGCGGGCGGGAAAGCCGAGCAAAACCGCCAAGGCACTCGACGCGGCCATTCGCAACGCCGGCTGCGAAATTCCACCGGGCACACTGCTTTCGCGCAAGATCAAGGTCAGTGGGCCTTTCAAAGAGCAGCTCTTGAATGCCACCGGCAAGGTGGTGCAGGAGCCTGCCGTCATGTCCACCTCGACCAAGCCCGACATGTTCACGGGCAACGTGCATCTGAAGCTCACTGTCGGCCACGGCGTGAAGGGGTTGTTTCTGGGCTGGGGCTCAGCGCCGGGCGGCGACTCCATCTCGAGAATGCCCGGTGAATCCGAAATCGTACTGTCTCCGAACACGCGCCTGTACATACATAAGGTTACGGAGACACGCGGTGGCGGCGACAAGGACGGCTTTGGCGGCGACGGATCCTGGATGACGCATATCGTACATGCGCTCGTGTTGCCGACTCGCTAAGGACATGGTGATTCATTCGGCTCGGCGGTCATCCGATCTGCCATGCCAGGGGCGGTGCGGATCATAAACAAGAGCCCCAAGCAGCGCTTGGGGCGTTCGGACCTACCTGCACAAAGGCGACAATCAACGACGAGTCAACAACACTTCCCCGCCCCCGCCCCATAACGGGCATTCTGGCGTTCCCTGAAGAACGCCTCATACGTCATTACAGGCTGATCCGGATGCGTGGCCTTCATATGCGCGACGTAGGCGTCATAGTCCGGCAAGCCCACCATGAGGCGCAGTGCCTGCCCGAGATAGCGGCCGGCTGTGCGCAGTTCGCTGAGATTCGAAAACATCGCTCGCGCCTCCTCGTTCCTGGTTATCGGCCAGCAGCGCTCGTCCCGATCTGCGCGGCCTCGAACGGCGTTTCGTTCGAGGTGGGGCGGTCGTTACGGCGTGCGCGCAGCACGGCGGCAATGCCATAAACGACCATACTTGCCACGACGAAGACGAACAACCCCGACAGTGCCGCGTCGACATAATCATTGAAGATCACGCGATGCATCTGCTCGATCGATTTCGCGGGCGCGAGGACTTTGCCTGCATCGGCCGCCTCGCTGAGCTTCGCTGCATGAGCAAGAAAACCGACCTTCGGGTTCGCCGAGAAAATCTTCTGCCAGCCCGCGGTGAGCGTGCAAACGAGCAGCCAGAGTGTCGGCACAATCGTCACCCACGCATACCGCTCGCGCTTCATCTTGAACAGCACGACCGTACCGAGCACGAGCGCAATCGCGGCCAGCATCTGATTCGACACACCGAACAACGGCCACAGCGTGTTGATGCCACCGAGCGGATCGATCACCCCTTGATAGAGGAAGTACCCCCACGCGGCTACGCAAAGCGCCGTCGCCACGAGGTTTGCGGGCAGCGACTCGGTGCGCTTGAGCGCCGGGTGAAACGCGCCGAGCAGATCCTGCAGCATGAACCGTCCCGCGCGCGTGCCGGCGTCGACCGCCGTCAAAATGAAGAGCGCCTCGAAGAGAATGGCGAAGTGATACCAGAACGCCATCATCGCGGGGCCGCCGATCACGCGGTGCAGAATCTGCGCCATGCCTACGGCGAGGGTCGGCGCGCCACCTGCACGGCCGACGATCGTCGTTTCGCCCACCGCGCGAGCCGTCTCGGTCAGCATGTCGGGCGTCAGCATGAAACCCCATTGCGACACGGTATGCGCAACGGCGTCAGGCGTCGTACCGAGCAGCGCCGCCGGCGCATTCATGGCGAAGTACACACCGGGTTCGATCACACAGGCCGCCACGAGCGCCATGATCGCAACGAACGATTCCATCAGCATCGCGCCGTAACCGATGAAACGCGCATGCACTTCGTTCTCGAGCAGCTTCGGCGTCGTACCGGACGAAATCAACGCATGGAACCCGGACACGGCACCACAGGCGATAGTAATGAACAGGAACGGGAAAAGGTTGCCCGACCAGACGGGGCCGGTGCCGTCGGCGAACTTCGTCAACGCGGGCATCTTCAGTTCAGGCGCAACGATCAGGATGCCGATGGCCAGACCGATGATCGTGCCGACCTTCAGGAACGTGGACAGATAATCGCGTGGCGCGAGCAGCAGCCACACCGGCAGCACCGATGCCACAAAGCCATAACCGATCAAAATCCATGTGAGCTGCGTGCCGCTGAACGTGAACCACGCGGCCAGCGCCGCAGATTCATGTACATGCTGCCCATATGCGATCGATGCCATCAGCAGCACGAAGCCGATGATCGACACTTCGCCGATACGGCCAGGGCGGATGAAGCGCGTGTAGATACCCATCAGCAGCGCGATCGGAATCGTCGCGGCAACGGTGAACGTGCCCCACGGCGAGTTCGCGAGTGCCTTCACGACGATCAGTGCGAGCACGGCGAGAATGATGACCATGATCAGGAACGCGCCGAAAAGGGCAATGAAGCCCGGCACCGTCCCGAGTTCCATCTTCACGAGATCGCCGAGCGAACGTCCGTCGCGGCGCGTGGAAATGAAAAGCACGACGAAATCCTGCACGGCACCGGCGAAAACCACGCCGGCCAGAATCCAGAGCATGCCCGGCGTATAGCCCATCTGCGCGGCCAGCACGGGGCCGACGAGCGGGCCGGCGCCTGCGATGGCGGCGAAATGGTGGCCGAACAGAACGAAGCGGTTCGTGGGAACGTAGTCGAGCCCGTCGTTGTGCCGGATGGCCGGCGTCATGCGGCGTGGGTCGAGCTGCAGCACGCGGCTCGCAATGAAATGGCTGTAAAAGCGATAGCCAATCAGATAAACGCAGACCGCCGCGATGACGATCCACAGCGCGCTCACGCGCTCCCCGTGTGCCAGGGCGATGGTCCCGAACGCATACGCGCCGAGCAAGGCAATTGCAGACCAGAGCGCAAACCGGCCAAGCCGATTCGTCGGATTCATGGCGTCTCCTCAATCGTTGTTATGAAGAATCCGGCCGCCAGGCCGGCCCAAGACAGCGCGAACGCGATCCGTCAATGGCCGTGTAGTATTCAGTTTCATACCGACCCGTACAAGCGCATAACTACGTAACCAGACTGCGTAGTACTACTTAGCGATTTCGGCATACCCCTGTGCGCGTGCCTCGCCGCCACGCCTTGAACGATGAAAGTCAAAACGAAAATCTTTCTGCTCGCCATCGTGCCGTTCCTGGTCGCGATAGCGGGCATTGGCATCGGCGTGAGAATGCAGGCCACCTCGCTCGCGAAAGCACAGCATGCGACCGTCGAAACGGCCTACATGTCGAGCAAGCAGATGGAGCTCAAGCATTACGTCGAGCTCGCGACGAGCGCGATCGCCCCGTTTTACGGAGCAAGTGCGGATTCGCCGCAAGACGATGCGACACTGCGCCGCAAAGCGCTCGAGGTGCTGCAAAAGATGGACTTCGGACAGGACGGCTACTTCTTCGTCTACGACATGCAAGGCAATTCGCTCATGCACCCGCGCGAGCCGGGGCTCGTCGGTCGCAACCTCTGGGAGATGCGCGACCCGCAAGGCGCCTTGCCGATCCAGGAGCTCATCGCCGCCGCCGCGCGTGGCGGCGACTACGTCCGCTACACATGGCACCGGCCTTCGACGGGGCAGGTCGAGGCGAAGCTCGGCTACGTGGTGCCGCTGCCGCGATGGGGCTGGATGCTCGGCACCGGCATCTATCTCGACGGCGTCAACGCCGCGCTCGCGCGCATCGATGAAAGCGCATCGGCGAACATCGGCCGCACGATGATGTGGATCGGCGCGATCGCCCTCGAGGGCTTCGTCGTGATCGCGGCTTGCGCGGTGTTCGTGAACGTCACGGAACACCGCAGCGCCGATGCGAAGCTCAAGCGCCTCGCGCAACAGGTCGTCGAATCGCAGGAGCAGGAGCGCGCACGCATTTCTCGCGAGCTGCACGACGGCATCAGCCAGAAGATGGTCTCGGTGAAGCTGCTGTTCGAATCCGCGCTCGCCCGCCTCGAATCGGCGAGCGAACAGGCGCGCGTGCCGAGCGCCGAGGCCGCCCTTTCGACCGGGCTCGTGCGCCTCTCCGACGCCTTGCGCGAAGTCCGGCGCATCTCGCACGCGCTGCGGCCCGCGATGCTCGACGATCTGGGCCTCGCGGCGGCGCTCGAGCAATTGTGCCGCGAAGTCGGCGAGGAAGCCGGAATCGACATCGCATTCACGCGCAACACCTCCGCGAACGCACCGGTATTGTCCGACGCGATCAATACGGCGTTTTTTCGCATCGCACAGGAAGCGCTCGCGAATATCCTGCGCCATGCGCACGCGAAGCATGCGGCATTGACGATCGACGCCGACGAACATGCCGTCTCGCTGACGATCATCGACGACGGCATCGGCTTCGATATCGAGCAGGCGCAAGCCGACGCGCGCGGCGGGATCGGCTTGCGCAACATGCGCGAGCGCCTCGATGCCCTCGGCGGAAACCTTTCGCTCGCCTCCACGGCCGGACGCACCGTCGTCATCGCGCGCGTGCCGCTCTCGCGCGCGAATGCCCGCCCCACGCCACTCCCCACCCCTGAAAACACGACCTCATGACCGCACCGCATTCGCCCGAGGCGCGCCCGGCCTCAGCCAAGATCATCCTCGTCGACGATCACCCGCTCGTTCGCGACGGCCTGCGCCTGCGGCTCGAAGCCGTGCCGGGCCTCGAGGTCGCGGGCGAGGCCGGCAACGCGCAAGAAGCGCTCGCGCTCGCCGAAACGCTTTGTCCAGATCTCGCGCTGATGGACGTGGGGATGAACGGCATGAACGGGATCGTGCTGGCCGGGATTTTTCACGAGCGGTTCCCGGCCGTGCGCGTACTGATGCTCTCGATGCACGACAACATCGAATATGTGACGCAGGCCATGCGCGCCGGCGCAAGCGGATACGTACTCAAGGATTCGCCCGCCACCGAAATCGTCCATGCGATCGAGGCGGTACTGGAAAACCGGACCTACTTCAGCGCCGGCATCGCGGCGCGCATGATCCAGGCAAGCGCTTTACAGACACCCGCGGACCGGCTCACGCCGCGCGAGACGCAGATTCTCGACGCGCTCGCCGAAGGCTTGTCGAGCAAGCAGATCGCCGAACGCTATGGGTTGTCGGTGCGCACGGTGGAAACGCACCGGCTCAATTTGAAGCGCAAGCTCGATATCGAAGGGCAGGCCGAACTCATCAAGTTCGCCGTTGAGCGACGCCGGCCCTGAAACAGCCGCCGGCGTCACTGCTCGCGTGCGTTGTGCTTCTTCAGGTAGTCGATGAGGCCGGGCACGCCGCCTTGTTGCAGTTGCGACTTGAACTGGCCCTGATAAACCTGAATCAGCCAAGCCCCCGACATGTCGATGTCGTAGATTTTCCAGGCGCCGTTCACCTTGCTCAGCCGATAGCCCACGGTCTGGCTATCGCCGGGCGTCGTTACCGTCGACATGACGAGCGCATCGTTGGCCGTGGCCGTGTCCTGCTTGAACGTGAACTTGGCATCCTGATTGCCCAATTGCGCAAGCGAGGCCGCATAGGTGCGCGTCATCAGCGTGCGGAACTGGTCGCTCAGCGCCTTTTGCTGCTCCGGCGTGGCCTGCTTGAAGGCCTCGCCAACGGCGATGCGCGCCGTGCGGTCGAAGTTGGTGGCCGGAATGAAGTTGTCCTGAACGATCTGCGTGATCTTGGGCAGATCGCCGCCCCGCGCGGCAGGATCCTTCTTCATGGCGTCGACCGTGCCGACAACCGCGTGCTTGACCACGTCGAGGGGCGCGCTTTGCGCATACGCCGCTGCGCTGACGAAGGCCGCGGCAAAAAAAGCAAACAAGTGACGTTTCATGGCAACCGAACTCGAATGTAAAAAGTGCAGGCCGGTGTCCCCAGGCATTCCCGCCGGGACTGCGGTCGTTGCGCAGTATACCGGGCCTCGCCCGGCCGCCGCCGCGATTGATACAGCTGCTTTCAAACGGATACGCGGCGATACCGTCCGCGCGCCAGCGCCCTGCCCGACGCGCCGGTACGGCGTGGATCGGGCGCGTCCCTGCGCCGCGCCCGCATTGTCCCTTCCGGCGGCGGCGCGGTCGCTACGAATTGCCGTAATCGCGCCTGCCAGCCCTTCGCCGACGGGCGAGCCGCGCGCGGGCCGGTATACTTGGGCGTTTTGCTTCT is part of the Trinickia caryophylli genome and harbors:
- a CDS encoding ADP-ribosyltransferase; amino-acid sequence: MPNLLKPFLRCFSPGGQVTGEQPALHSRDTSATPPSRGASLHSAMGPLAGLAQLQQGKKQSPQPSGREHPAQRISIGQTSAQRSAAAPMSPRPTGLQAPGRLWSPVSKSTPTANTAKPEKLSTWTRVGDKPGGTAAGALYVDGHGQRWLVKGYGNNDMAKSEVLASHLLNAAGAPTAELKLVDLGHEHQGGLGVASRWLDHAQAFDVRNHAHVKSMRQAFVAHAWLANWDSVGLLHDNVVIHRGKAVHIDPGGALEYRAMGGKKGGAFAGEVGELETMRDPAMNRASAAVYGSMTKEEIARGASAVLNLPPATIKNLVSRHGPGSSADRMALSAKLIERQRHIKTWCNAAQPGTSRDTGHTLKALDKKFPVYTGAPGGHRVKNIARFVELGTVTEPPRLPEPALNEHDVESYAAHTMAGVAKLPTAQREAILSYAHLGYEEINASLRAGKPSKTAKALDAAIRNAGCEIPPGTLLSRKIKVSGPFKEQLLNATGKVVQEPAVMSTSTKPDMFTGNVHLKLTVGHGVKGLFLGWGSAPGGDSISRMPGESEIVLSPNTRLYIHKVTETRGGGDKDGFGGDGSWMTHIVHALVLPTR
- the lhpI gene encoding bifunctional Delta(1)-pyrroline-2-carboxylate/Delta(1)-piperideine-2-carboxylate reductase; the protein is MLIFDSSQTVSRLPFDRLIDAIDAMFVDGCTVPLRHNHTIDCGPDNVPGTLLLMPAWQTGGRIGIKTVSVFPSNSRLSLPGLHSTFILLDATTGVPLAMLDGDVITSRRTAAASALAARVLSRRDSARLLVVGSGRVGSLIPEAYAAVRPIAEVMVWDIDTKSAAALVGSLSARGFSAQVADDLETAVRWADIVSCATLSTEPLIKGSWLRPGTHLDLIGGFTPTMRETDDDCFVGTSVFIDTDEALMKAGDLLSPMQSGAFDKGAIQATLAQLCRREHAGRRSRDEITVFKAVGTALEDLAAASLAYDASAGT
- a CDS encoding YbdD/YjiX family protein — encoded protein: MFSNLSELRTAGRYLGQALRLMVGLPDYDAYVAHMKATHPDQPVMTYEAFFRERQNARYGAGAGKCC
- a CDS encoding cache domain-containing protein; its protein translation is MKVKTKIFLLAIVPFLVAIAGIGIGVRMQATSLAKAQHATVETAYMSSKQMELKHYVELATSAIAPFYGASADSPQDDATLRRKALEVLQKMDFGQDGYFFVYDMQGNSLMHPREPGLVGRNLWEMRDPQGALPIQELIAAAARGGDYVRYTWHRPSTGQVEAKLGYVVPLPRWGWMLGTGIYLDGVNAALARIDESASANIGRTMMWIGAIALEGFVVIAACAVFVNVTEHRSADAKLKRLAQQVVESQEQERARISRELHDGISQKMVSVKLLFESALARLESASEQARVPSAEAALSTGLVRLSDALREVRRISHALRPAMLDDLGLAAALEQLCREVGEEAGIDIAFTRNTSANAPVLSDAINTAFFRIAQEALANILRHAHAKHAALTIDADEHAVSLTIIDDGIGFDIEQAQADARGGIGLRNMRERLDALGGNLSLASTAGRTVVIARVPLSRANARPTPLPTPENTTS
- a CDS encoding MlaC/ttg2D family ABC transporter substrate-binding protein — protein: MKRHLFAFFAAAFVSAAAYAQSAPLDVVKHAVVGTVDAMKKDPAARGGDLPKITQIVQDNFIPATNFDRTARIAVGEAFKQATPEQQKALSDQFRTLMTRTYAASLAQLGNQDAKFTFKQDTATANDALVMSTVTTPGDSQTVGYRLSKVNGAWKIYDIDMSGAWLIQVYQGQFKSQLQQGGVPGLIDYLKKHNAREQ
- a CDS encoding NAD(P)/FAD-dependent oxidoreductase, translating into MQHPKTVIVIGGGIVGLSCAFFARRSGHRVRVIDPDIASRRASFGNAGVLAVCETFPLATPALLRQLPSLLLSRDSPLQIRWRYIPVLLPWLIRFARSSAREPFLRAATALSSLLQTAVDAHAELAAGCSATELLAPTGWIKAYQSEEAYRSQGNERSELADWGVAMQPLGASDIDALAPGFEGVFTKATLFTDCQQVKNPGEYVARIADGCARQGVEFIRDSARGVVFTNGRLSAVRLSDGVVEGDSFVIACGAWSKALAAELGDNVPLDTERGYHIMLDAGHRTLLQSPLFWHEKSVVFSQLDYGLRMTSSVEFAGLDAPPAFGNIDRTLSAIRGIVPALAELPVDDRWLGFRPSMPDSVPVIGPSVRHPNCFLAFGHGHLGLTLGPQTGRLIAQAIQGRKTDIDLAPFSPSRFGSR
- a CDS encoding carbon starvation CstA family protein: MNPTNRLGRFALWSAIALLGAYAFGTIALAHGERVSALWIVIAAVCVYLIGYRFYSHFIASRVLQLDPRRMTPAIRHNDGLDYVPTNRFVLFGHHFAAIAGAGPLVGPVLAAQMGYTPGMLWILAGVVFAGAVQDFVVLFISTRRDGRSLGDLVKMELGTVPGFIALFGAFLIMVIILAVLALIVVKALANSPWGTFTVAATIPIALLMGIYTRFIRPGRIGEVSIIGFVLLMASIAYGQHVHESAALAAWFTFSGTQLTWILIGYGFVASVLPVWLLLAPRDYLSTFLKVGTIIGLAIGILIVAPELKMPALTKFADGTGPVWSGNLFPFLFITIACGAVSGFHALISSGTTPKLLENEVHARFIGYGAMLMESFVAIMALVAACVIEPGVYFAMNAPAALLGTTPDAVAHTVSQWGFMLTPDMLTETARAVGETTIVGRAGGAPTLAVGMAQILHRVIGGPAMMAFWYHFAILFEALFILTAVDAGTRAGRFMLQDLLGAFHPALKRTESLPANLVATALCVAAWGYFLYQGVIDPLGGINTLWPLFGVSNQMLAAIALVLGTVVLFKMKRERYAWVTIVPTLWLLVCTLTAGWQKIFSANPKVGFLAHAAKLSEAADAGKVLAPAKSIEQMHRVIFNDYVDAALSGLFVFVVASMVVYGIAAVLRARRNDRPTSNETPFEAAQIGTSAAGR
- a CDS encoding response regulator — encoded protein: MTAPHSPEARPASAKIILVDDHPLVRDGLRLRLEAVPGLEVAGEAGNAQEALALAETLCPDLALMDVGMNGMNGIVLAGIFHERFPAVRVLMLSMHDNIEYVTQAMRAGASGYVLKDSPATEIVHAIEAVLENRTYFSAGIAARMIQASALQTPADRLTPRETQILDALAEGLSSKQIAERYGLSVRTVETHRLNLKRKLDIEGQAELIKFAVERRRP